Part of the Methylorubrum populi genome is shown below.
GGCGCGGCGGCGCTCGGGAATCAGCTCGGCCACCTCGACCTTCACCTCGACGATATCGCCGATGCGCACGGGGGCGCGGAAGTTCAGGGTCTGCGAGATGTAGACCGCGCCCGGCCCCGGCAGGCGGGTGCCGAGCACCGCCGAGATCAGGCCGGCGGTGTAGAGGCCGTGGGCGATGCGGGTGCCGAAGGGCGTGCGCGCGGCGAAGTGCTCGGAGAGGTGGATCGGGTTGCGGTCGCCGGTGATCTCGGCAAAGCCGACCACGTCGGAGGACGAGATCTCCTTCCTTAGGATCTCGGTGAGCCCGACTTCGAGATCCTCGAAATAGAGCACGCGCAGTTCGGGCAACATTCTCAAGGCCTCCCCGGTCCGGACCGCCACTCGGTAGGCGGCTTGGCTATGCTTTGGCAGTCTCTTCGCCTTGCATAGCCGCGCGCGCAAATCCAGACGGAGAATAGGCCGAAAGCGGCTTCGAGCGGGAAGGCCCTCGACAGGGCCCGGCGCCTCGGGCAATCACCGGCCCGCTCCGCTCCACCCTCGGGAACCCACCGGTGCCTCGTCTGCCGCCCTCGCCGGGCCTGCGCCCGGTCGTCGCCCGCGTGGCGGCGCTGAACCTCGGCTATTTCGGCGTCGAGATCGCGGTGGCGCTCGCCATCGGCTCGGTGGCGCTCATCGCCGACAGCCTCGACTTCCTCGAGGACGCCGCGATCAACCTTCTGATCTTCGCAGGCCTCGGCTGGAGCGTGCGCAACCGGGCTCGGCTCGGCACGCTCCTCGCCGGCATCCTGCTGGTGCCGGGCCTCGCCACGGCTTACGCCGCCTACGAGAAGTTTTCGGACTTCACCGCGCCGGCCCCGGTCCCGCTGACGCTGACCGGCCTCGGCGCGCTCCTCGTCAACCTCGCCTGCGCCCTGATGCTCGCCCGCCACCGCGACGGCCACGGCAGCCTGACCCGGGCGGCCTATCTCTCCGCCCGCAACGACGTCGCCGCCAACCTCGCCATCATCGCCGCCGGCCTCGTCACCGCCCTGACGCTCTCACCCTGGCCGGACCTCGTGGCGGCGGCAGGCATCGCCGTCCTCAACGCCGATTCCGCCTTCGACGTGCTCAAGGCCGCCCGCCGCGAATGGCGCGCCGCGGCCGAGGACGCCGCATCGCAGGCTCGCGCCTGATCCTTCCCCTCGCCTTCGAACCCGCGGATTCCGTGCTGCGCCTCTTTCCCCTCTCCGATCTGCATCTCGAACGGCGCCGGCCCGAGATGATCCCGCCACTGGCCGCGCCCTTCGACGTGCTCGTCTGCGCCGGCGACCTGCACGAGGGTCATCCCGAGGCCGGGCTCGCCACGGTGCTCGCGTTGGCGGGCGGGCGGCCGGTGGTGCTGGTGCCGGGCAACCACGAGCATTACGCCCCGACCGGCGATCGGCGCACCGCGCCGGAACTCCTCGCCGCCCTTGAGCGCGAGGTCGCCCGGCTGAACGGGCAGGGGCGCCGCATCCACCTGCTCCAGGGCGGGCAGGCCGTGGTGATCGGCGGCGTGCGCTTCGTCGGCACGACGCTGTGGAGCGATTGGTCGCTCGCCGGGCGCTGGCTCACCGACGACACGCCCGACCGGCCCGACGACCCGGTCGCCTTCGCGGCCGCGCGGATGACCGACCCCATCACCGGCTCGCGGGAGTACCGCGGCTCGATCCGCCGCGCCGACCGCGAGCCCTGGTCACCGGCGGACGCGATGGAGGCGCATGGTCGCGAGAAGGCCGCCCTCCTCGAAGCCCTGGCCCGGCCGCATGACGGGCCGACGGTCGCCGTCACGCACCATCCGCCGAGCCCGCTCGCCGCCGACGCGTTCCGCGACGCTCCCGGCGTGCCGTGGTGGGTGCCGGCCTTCTACGCCACCACAATCCTCGACGATCTCCCCGACGCGGACCGCCCCGATCTCTGGATCTCCGGGCACTTCCATGCCGGGCACGACCTGCGGATCGGGCGCACCCGTTGGCTCGCCAACCCCGTGGAAGGAAAGACCTTTCGCAGCGATCTGATCGCGACGCT
Proteins encoded:
- a CDS encoding metallophosphoesterase, with amino-acid sequence MLRLFPLSDLHLERRRPEMIPPLAAPFDVLVCAGDLHEGHPEAGLATVLALAGGRPVVLVPGNHEHYAPTGDRRTAPELLAALEREVARLNGQGRRIHLLQGGQAVVIGGVRFVGTTLWSDWSLAGRWLTDDTPDRPDDPVAFAAARMTDPITGSREYRGSIRRADREPWSPADAMEAHGREKAALLEALARPHDGPTVAVTHHPPSPLAADAFRDAPGVPWWVPAFYATTILDDLPDADRPDLWISGHFHAGHDLRIGRTRWLANPVEGKTFRSDLIATLD
- a CDS encoding cation transporter, with the translated sequence MPRLPPSPGLRPVVARVAALNLGYFGVEIAVALAIGSVALIADSLDFLEDAAINLLIFAGLGWSVRNRARLGTLLAGILLVPGLATAYAAYEKFSDFTAPAPVPLTLTGLGALLVNLACALMLARHRDGHGSLTRAAYLSARNDVAANLAIIAAGLVTALTLSPWPDLVAAAGIAVLNADSAFDVLKAARREWRAAAEDAASQARA
- the croR gene encoding 3-hydroxybutyryl-CoA dehydratase is translated as MLPELRVLYFEDLEVGLTEILRKEISSSDVVGFAEITGDRNPIHLSEHFAARTPFGTRIAHGLYTAGLISAVLGTRLPGPGAVYISQTLNFRAPVRIGDIVEVKVEVAELIPERRRARLACTCSVGDEVVLDGEALVKVPKKEEADPLAMRMGGGRA